One genomic window of Polynucleobacter sp. HIN11 includes the following:
- a CDS encoding MFS transporter, whose amino-acid sequence MQNPPNTNHSYPKIATAACFGTFLEWYDFLTFATLAVAFAPLFFPSSDPMTGLLASLATFGAGMVVRPLGAAFFGSLGDRIGRRPVFLITITLMGGATFAVGFLPTYEQIGIWAPICLVTLRLLQGLSAGGEIGGSAVYLTEHAGSTNRGLKTSVLQLMGPLGMLASILQLVLLHHYLDPESFKEWGWRVPFWFSIVLLLVALKVRMTLEETPIFKAMLAKGELAKSPLRDNFKDKETRKQMFLLFFCISAGGSVLFFCVQVYTGIFMKSALQMSSQIVDTLTITATLVLFPMVIIAGALSDKIGRRPVVISGLLLGTILIQPAYQFLQSLSMQSAPDYFLMSATLIALAIPLSLVVGPQTALLAELFPARTRNSAATLPHNLAAGWIGGLLPLIVTWLNKEFASQLAGLWYPTLFLAIAATLAILYLPETRKVDLNQ is encoded by the coding sequence GTGCAAAATCCCCCAAATACCAACCATTCTTACCCCAAAATTGCCACTGCTGCCTGTTTTGGCACCTTTCTAGAGTGGTACGACTTCCTCACCTTTGCCACCCTGGCAGTGGCCTTTGCCCCACTCTTTTTTCCAAGCTCCGACCCCATGACGGGCCTCTTAGCCAGTCTTGCAACCTTTGGGGCAGGGATGGTGGTTAGACCCTTGGGTGCAGCATTCTTTGGCTCTCTCGGTGATCGGATTGGGCGTCGGCCAGTCTTTCTAATCACGATCACCTTAATGGGCGGAGCTACTTTCGCCGTGGGATTTTTACCCACCTATGAGCAAATTGGGATTTGGGCACCCATTTGCTTGGTAACCCTAAGACTTCTTCAAGGCCTATCTGCCGGTGGAGAAATTGGCGGGAGTGCGGTCTACTTAACTGAGCATGCAGGAAGCACCAACCGGGGATTGAAGACAAGTGTTTTACAACTCATGGGTCCGCTTGGAATGCTGGCCTCCATCCTGCAATTGGTCTTACTCCATCACTATTTAGATCCGGAGAGTTTTAAAGAATGGGGCTGGCGGGTGCCCTTCTGGTTCTCCATTGTTCTTCTGCTAGTTGCCCTCAAGGTTCGGATGACCCTTGAGGAAACGCCAATCTTTAAAGCGATGCTCGCTAAGGGCGAGCTAGCCAAATCACCACTGCGCGATAACTTTAAAGACAAAGAAACGCGTAAGCAAATGTTTCTGTTGTTCTTCTGCATCTCAGCGGGCGGATCTGTCCTCTTTTTCTGTGTGCAGGTCTATACCGGTATCTTCATGAAATCCGCCTTGCAAATGAGTTCGCAAATTGTGGATACCCTCACTATCACCGCAACGCTCGTTCTCTTTCCGATGGTGATTATTGCGGGAGCGCTCTCCGACAAAATTGGTCGACGTCCAGTCGTGATTAGCGGCTTATTACTTGGAACAATCCTGATTCAGCCTGCCTATCAATTTCTGCAAAGCCTATCAATGCAAAGTGCCCCTGATTATTTTCTAATGAGCGCAACCTTAATTGCACTGGCAATACCGCTTTCATTAGTTGTGGGGCCTCAAACGGCTCTTCTAGCGGAGCTGTTTCCAGCGAGAACACGCAATAGCGCAGCAACTTTGCCACACAACCTAGCAGCCGGCTGGATCGGGGGATTGCTCCCGTTGATTGTGACCTGGCTCAATAAAGAGTTTGCGAGTCAACTTGCAGGGCTTTGGTATCCAACTCTTTTCCTAGCGATTGCAGCAACTTTGGCAATACTGTATCTGCCAGAGACAAGGAAAGTAGATCTAAATCAATGA
- a CDS encoding phasin family protein: MNQDQVAAKLSQIQSKNLETVFSLSEAALENAQKLVELNYDASKAALLNAQENIQQVLSAKDPKQVTELLQADTLQDVGNQAIAHQRKVTKVLRESGKEFADVVEASIEQAQAGMQDWVNTLAANAPAGSDVFVSAFKTSMNSVMQGIEQFREASKDALATVEKSADQAFEAFQGQLAQVKKAAAPAKARKVA, from the coding sequence ATGAATCAAGATCAAGTCGCAGCAAAATTGTCGCAAATCCAGAGCAAGAACCTCGAGACCGTATTTTCTTTGAGCGAAGCTGCTCTTGAGAATGCTCAGAAACTCGTTGAATTGAACTACGACGCTTCTAAAGCTGCGTTGTTAAATGCTCAAGAGAACATTCAGCAAGTATTGAGTGCAAAAGATCCAAAGCAAGTAACCGAACTTTTGCAAGCCGATACTTTGCAAGACGTTGGTAATCAAGCCATTGCTCATCAGCGCAAAGTAACCAAAGTATTGCGTGAGAGCGGTAAAGAGTTTGCTGATGTCGTAGAAGCTAGCATTGAGCAAGCTCAAGCTGGCATGCAAGACTGGGTAAATACCTTGGCTGCAAATGCACCCGCTGGTTCGGATGTTTTTGTATCTGCATTCAAAACCTCGATGAACTCAGTGATGCAAGGTATTGAGCAGTTCCGTGAAGCTAGCAAAGATGCATTGGCTACTGTTGAGAAATCAGCTGATCAAGCATTTGAAGCATTCCAAGGCCAATTGGCACAAGTTAAAAAAGCCGCCGCTCCTGCAAAGGCTCGTAAGGTTGCTTAA
- a CDS encoding DNA recombination protein RmuC, giving the protein MTDLPTLITIVALGISIGLGMYVAILRSNQNQQQATITEVTAQLEQIRVERDQVLQRAIRLEAELDSERKQVQHRIDSLNEAKEALTNQFKNLANEILEDKTKKFTEQNAQQLDILLKPLQTKLTEFKEQVSNSYEKESRERFALKHEIERLANLNLKMSDEARSLTNALKGDSKIQGNWGELVLESILESSGLRKGEEYLVQDSHMQADGSRLQPDVIIKLPEGRHLVIDSKVSITAYARHTEAASPDEADKELLAHIQSIRQHIQGLSGKNYAGIADIASVDFVLMFIPIEPAFLSALKSAPNLYQEALSKNIVLVCPSTLMATLRTVAHLWRQDQQNKNAMEIARQCASLYDKFVGFVEDLEQIGKRLEQAQSSYHDAFNKLKTGKGNLIKAAEKVKELGVKPNKMIASNLLTQDDDSA; this is encoded by the coding sequence ATGACAGACCTTCCTACCCTGATTACCATTGTTGCCCTTGGCATTTCCATCGGGCTTGGAATGTATGTTGCCATTCTTCGATCCAATCAGAATCAACAACAGGCTACTATTACTGAGGTAACTGCCCAGTTAGAGCAAATTAGGGTTGAGCGTGACCAAGTCCTCCAGCGCGCCATTCGCCTAGAGGCTGAGTTGGATTCAGAGCGTAAGCAAGTTCAACATCGGATTGATTCATTAAACGAGGCCAAAGAGGCGCTCACCAATCAGTTTAAGAATCTCGCCAATGAGATTTTGGAAGATAAAACCAAGAAGTTCACGGAGCAAAATGCCCAGCAGCTCGATATTTTGCTAAAGCCCCTACAAACCAAGCTCACCGAGTTCAAGGAACAAGTGAGCAACTCTTACGAAAAAGAATCTAGGGAACGCTTTGCACTTAAGCACGAAATTGAGCGTCTAGCCAATCTCAACCTCAAGATGTCGGATGAGGCACGCTCGCTTACCAATGCACTAAAGGGCGACTCTAAGATTCAAGGGAACTGGGGAGAGCTCGTTCTGGAATCCATCCTGGAGTCCTCGGGCTTACGTAAAGGAGAAGAGTATCTGGTTCAGGATAGCCATATGCAGGCGGATGGCAGTCGCTTACAGCCTGATGTGATTATTAAGTTACCTGAGGGTCGCCACCTCGTAATCGATAGTAAAGTATCAATTACGGCCTATGCCAGACATACTGAGGCAGCCAGTCCAGATGAAGCCGATAAGGAACTACTCGCCCACATTCAATCAATTCGGCAACATATTCAAGGTTTGTCTGGGAAGAACTATGCTGGGATTGCGGATATCGCCAGCGTGGATTTTGTATTGATGTTTATTCCCATTGAGCCGGCTTTTTTAAGTGCTCTCAAGTCTGCCCCTAATCTCTACCAAGAGGCGCTTAGTAAAAATATCGTCTTGGTATGCCCCAGCACCCTAATGGCTACTTTACGGACTGTCGCCCACTTGTGGAGGCAGGATCAACAGAACAAAAATGCCATGGAGATTGCCCGTCAGTGCGCCAGCCTCTATGACAAGTTCGTGGGCTTTGTAGAGGACCTTGAACAAATCGGCAAGCGCCTAGAGCAAGCGCAATCGAGTTATCACGATGCTTTCAATAAACTTAAAACGGGTAAAGGCAATCTAATTAAAGCTGCTGAGAAGGTCAAAGAATTGGGTGTGAAGCCCAATAAGATGATTGCGAGCAATCTACTCACGCAAGATGATGACTCAGCATAA
- the grxD gene encoding Grx4 family monothiol glutaredoxin: MSDTQTKIKEIVTSHPVVLFMKGTAQFPQCGFSGNAVNILRACGLETLHTVNVFDDEAIRQGIKEYANWPTIPQLYVNGEFIGGSDIMTEMYQSGELKKLLGL, from the coding sequence ATGAGTGATACCCAAACCAAGATCAAAGAAATTGTGACCAGCCATCCCGTGGTTCTATTTATGAAGGGTACCGCACAGTTCCCACAATGCGGCTTCTCGGGTAACGCCGTGAATATCTTGCGTGCCTGTGGCCTAGAGACCTTGCATACCGTCAATGTCTTTGATGATGAAGCCATTCGCCAAGGTATTAAAGAGTATGCAAACTGGCCAACCATTCCTCAGCTTTATGTCAATGGCGAGTTCATTGGTGGTTCAGACATCATGACCGAGATGTACCAAAGCGGCGAACTCAAAAAACTCCTCGGTCTTTGA
- the prmC gene encoding peptide chain release factor N(5)-glutamine methyltransferase, whose translation MANTIATLLKSTPLNKTDAKSLLGHLLDRHLGWPRSALISKDQEPLPNELLIAWKSLEAQRASGVPVAYLTGVKGFHGIELKVNESVLIPRPETELLVDLALEEIKHIHANHPNQTIQILDLGTGSGAIALAIAHECAISKTPINLSILGIDQSSDAIELARENAKTLGLNHMVEFLQSNWYDAIPDRYQTAFDVIVSNPPYIQKDDPHLQEGDLCFEPKAALTDDGDGLSCIREIVNHAQHYLKPGGLIAIEHGYDQAAAVATLLEKRAFHEIATITDLAGHLRVTQARK comes from the coding sequence ATGGCCAACACGATTGCTACTCTCCTCAAGAGTACCCCACTTAATAAAACCGATGCCAAGTCCTTGCTGGGGCATTTACTGGATAGGCATCTGGGTTGGCCACGTTCGGCTCTGATTTCTAAAGATCAAGAACCCCTCCCAAATGAACTTCTCATCGCCTGGAAATCGCTAGAAGCCCAGCGCGCGTCTGGGGTGCCCGTGGCCTATCTCACAGGAGTGAAGGGTTTTCATGGAATTGAGCTCAAGGTCAATGAGTCGGTATTGATCCCCCGCCCCGAGACCGAACTCTTGGTCGATCTTGCTCTAGAAGAAATAAAGCATATTCATGCGAACCACCCCAATCAAACCATTCAGATTCTGGATTTGGGGACAGGCTCCGGAGCGATTGCTCTAGCGATTGCCCATGAATGCGCTATCAGCAAAACGCCGATCAATCTAAGCATTCTGGGGATTGATCAATCGAGTGATGCGATTGAACTCGCGCGCGAGAATGCCAAAACCTTAGGGCTTAATCATATGGTCGAGTTTTTGCAAAGCAATTGGTATGACGCGATACCCGATCGATACCAAACCGCATTTGATGTGATCGTCAGTAATCCTCCCTACATTCAAAAGGACGACCCCCATTTGCAAGAGGGCGATCTATGCTTTGAGCCCAAAGCAGCTCTCACCGATGATGGCGATGGCCTGTCGTGCATTCGGGAGATTGTGAATCACGCCCAGCATTACTTAAAGCCTGGTGGCCTGATTGCCATCGAGCATGGCTATGATCAGGCGGCTGCGGTTGCTACGCTCCTAGAGAAGCGTGCATTTCATGAAATTGCTACCATTACTGATCTAGCGGGGCATTTACGAGTCACGCAGGCCAGAAAATAA
- the prfA gene encoding peptide chain release factor 1 encodes MKPSMRAKLEHLDARLAELNTILMQEDSAKDMDVYRKLTREHADISTVVEQFGLYKKAEADAKAASEMRLDPEMKDFADEEEKDAQARMADLEKSLQTLLLPKDEDDGRNIFLEIRAGTGGDESALFAADLLRMYTRYAERQGWKTEIVSQAESDLGGYKEVIVRLAGNDVYAKMKFESGGHRVQRVPQTETQGRIHTSACTVAVMPEVDEIESVKINPAEIRIDTFRASGAGGQHINKTDSAVRITHLPTGIVVECQDDRSQHRNKDQAMKVLVSRIMDAQRYAQQQEQAQTRKSLVGSGDRSDRIRTYNFPQGRITDHRINLTLYKIDAMMDGDIGDLLNALAAEHQAELLAAMGDA; translated from the coding sequence ATGAAACCCAGCATGCGTGCCAAGCTGGAGCATCTGGATGCCCGTTTGGCTGAACTCAATACCATTTTGATGCAAGAAGACTCCGCCAAGGATATGGATGTCTATCGCAAACTCACGCGTGAGCATGCTGATATTTCAACGGTGGTGGAGCAGTTTGGGCTTTACAAAAAAGCAGAGGCGGATGCAAAGGCTGCTAGCGAAATGCGCCTTGACCCAGAAATGAAGGACTTTGCCGACGAAGAAGAAAAAGATGCACAAGCACGGATGGCCGATCTTGAGAAAAGCCTACAAACCCTTTTACTACCCAAAGATGAAGACGATGGGCGCAATATCTTTTTAGAGATCCGAGCGGGCACTGGCGGTGATGAAAGTGCTTTGTTTGCAGCTGATCTACTACGCATGTATACCCGCTACGCCGAGCGTCAGGGCTGGAAAACTGAGATTGTTAGTCAAGCCGAGTCGGATCTCGGGGGCTATAAAGAGGTGATCGTGCGCTTAGCGGGCAATGATGTCTACGCCAAGATGAAGTTTGAGTCTGGTGGTCATCGGGTACAGCGCGTCCCGCAAACTGAGACTCAAGGACGGATTCATACATCGGCTTGTACGGTTGCAGTGATGCCCGAAGTCGATGAAATCGAGAGCGTCAAAATTAATCCAGCAGAGATCCGCATCGACACCTTTCGGGCCTCGGGTGCTGGTGGACAACACATCAATAAAACCGACTCTGCAGTGCGGATCACTCACCTTCCTACTGGAATAGTGGTGGAGTGCCAAGACGATCGCAGCCAACATCGCAATAAAGATCAAGCCATGAAGGTCTTAGTCTCACGCATCATGGATGCCCAACGATATGCGCAGCAGCAAGAACAAGCCCAAACCCGTAAATCCTTAGTGGGTAGTGGCGATCGCAGTGACCGGATTCGCACCTACAACTTTCCCCAAGGTCGAATTACCGATCACCGTATCAACCTAACCCTCTACAAAATTGATGCCATGATGGATGGCGATATTGGCGATCTATTAAATGCCCTGGCAGCAGAACATCAAGCTGAACTCTTAGCCGCCATGGGCGATGCGTAA
- the hemA gene encoding glutamyl-tRNA reductase: MKLLTLGINHHTAPVAVREKVAFDPEGLLDALSDLRSHLGGVNRGGMPEATILSTCNRTELYCAANDPASEGEFHEATFDWLAKSQNLAPSVLQPHIYTLPQSDAVRHAFRVACGLDSMVIGETQILGQMKDAVRTANEAGALGTYLNQLFQKTFSVAKEVRGSTEIGAHSISMAAASVRLAERIFASIGEQKILFIGAGEMITLCATHFVARKPRGAAIANRTVERGQELADSISAQNIEAESFRLNDLPTRLHEFDIIVSSTASPLPIIGLGMVESALKLRRRKPMVMIDLAVPRDFEPEIARLNDVYLYTVDDLGTMAQAGANLRQAAVSQAEIIIEERVSNFMHWLQGRNAVPLIQDLQLQGDRLRQIELERALKRLVRGEDPQEVLNAMAQGLTNKFLHGSLHALQHASGSERDALLKLLPKLFATHSSDKNNSSDSH; encoded by the coding sequence ATGAAGCTGTTGACTTTGGGTATTAACCATCACACAGCGCCAGTTGCCGTTCGGGAAAAAGTGGCTTTTGATCCCGAGGGTCTGCTTGACGCATTATCCGACCTACGCTCCCATTTGGGTGGCGTTAATCGTGGCGGCATGCCTGAGGCAACCATTCTGTCGACCTGTAATCGTACCGAACTCTATTGCGCGGCCAATGATCCTGCCTCTGAGGGTGAGTTTCATGAGGCAACGTTTGATTGGTTAGCCAAAAGCCAAAATTTAGCACCCAGCGTTTTACAACCTCATATCTATACCCTGCCGCAATCCGATGCCGTGCGTCATGCATTTCGGGTCGCTTGTGGTTTGGATTCAATGGTGATTGGTGAGACTCAAATCTTGGGTCAAATGAAAGATGCGGTTCGCACCGCCAATGAGGCTGGCGCTTTAGGAACCTATCTCAATCAACTCTTTCAGAAAACCTTTTCCGTTGCGAAGGAGGTTCGTGGCTCAACTGAAATCGGTGCCCATTCCATTTCGATGGCTGCTGCATCGGTTCGCTTAGCCGAACGCATCTTTGCATCGATTGGCGAACAGAAAATTCTCTTCATTGGTGCCGGTGAAATGATCACCCTCTGTGCTACCCACTTCGTGGCTCGCAAGCCCCGTGGTGCAGCGATTGCAAATCGTACTGTAGAGCGTGGACAAGAACTGGCGGACTCAATCTCAGCCCAAAACATCGAAGCGGAGTCCTTTCGTCTCAATGACCTTCCCACACGTCTTCATGAGTTTGACATCATTGTCTCGTCGACCGCTAGCCCGCTACCCATTATTGGCTTGGGGATGGTGGAAAGTGCCCTAAAGCTTAGACGACGCAAGCCCATGGTGATGATTGATCTGGCCGTACCACGCGACTTTGAGCCCGAGATCGCCCGATTAAATGATGTGTATCTCTATACGGTGGATGACTTAGGCACTATGGCCCAAGCCGGTGCCAATTTACGTCAAGCCGCAGTAAGCCAGGCCGAGATCATTATTGAAGAGCGTGTGAGTAATTTCATGCACTGGCTACAAGGCCGTAATGCCGTACCGTTAATCCAAGATCTTCAACTACAAGGTGATCGCCTACGACAAATTGAGCTAGAGCGCGCACTTAAACGCTTAGTTCGCGGCGAGGACCCGCAAGAGGTTCTCAATGCCATGGCCCAGGGTCTTACTAATAAGTTCTTGCATGGCTCCTTACACGCCCTACAACACGCTAGTGGTTCGGAGCGTGACGCTTTACTGAAATTACTACCCAAGTTATTTGCCACTCACTCCAGCGATAAAAATAATTCTTCCGATAGCCATTAG
- a CDS encoding uracil-DNA glycosylase, translating into MDLKQFIPDDWRLLLNDYLQSSDWHSLSKKFAIEYQQHGDAIRPDREQIFNALHLTPVNQVKVVILGQDPYHSPGLAQGLAFSVPKDIQLQSKQFPSSLRNINKALMLEGLGSLSNGDLTHWAKQGVLLLNTALSVRLSEANSHAQLGWKPFVIEIIQKLSQQPNLVWMLWGGHAQSMEEYIHNPNEHLILKSSHPSGLGVYKTAQPFIYPGDQKSCGHFTKANAYLITHQKSLIAWTKFGQQEFKLSSHGQ; encoded by the coding sequence ATGGATCTAAAGCAGTTCATCCCTGATGATTGGCGGCTGCTATTAAATGACTATCTGCAATCAAGTGATTGGCACTCCCTATCTAAAAAGTTTGCTATCGAATACCAACAACACGGCGATGCGATTCGTCCCGATCGAGAGCAGATCTTCAATGCTTTGCATCTCACACCGGTCAATCAAGTAAAGGTTGTCATTTTGGGACAAGACCCCTATCACTCACCGGGACTGGCGCAAGGCTTAGCATTCTCAGTCCCCAAGGATATTCAGCTGCAATCCAAACAATTTCCTAGCTCACTGCGCAATATCAATAAAGCATTAATGCTTGAGGGATTGGGATCTCTCAGCAATGGCGATTTAACCCACTGGGCAAAGCAAGGGGTATTGTTATTAAACACCGCCCTCTCAGTTCGTCTCAGTGAAGCAAACTCGCATGCGCAATTAGGGTGGAAACCTTTTGTGATTGAGATCATTCAAAAACTCTCGCAACAACCTAATCTCGTTTGGATGCTTTGGGGTGGCCATGCGCAGTCTATGGAGGAATATATTCACAATCCCAACGAACACCTCATCCTGAAATCTTCCCACCCCTCAGGCCTTGGGGTGTATAAAACGGCACAACCATTTATTTACCCAGGTGACCAAAAAAGTTGCGGGCACTTTACGAAGGCAAATGCGTATTTAATAACTCATCAGAAAAGTCTAATTGCCTGGACAAAGTTCGGTCAACAAGAGTTCAAATTAAGCTCGCACGGACAATAG
- a CDS encoding M61 family metallopeptidase → MMALDSTPVVQYTVWPDDLHGHRFTVSLVIHHPNPQGQVVHMPAWIPGSYLIRDFSKHIESIAAFTLPRNQTEVKKKIALERLDNDRWRIPKGTGSCEIVTTVYAFDQSVRTAYLDQDRGFFNPTSLCLAVEGQAHLPCSLAIAPSHNQTNKQWQVQTTLRQVKTDASSFGFYMAKDYADLIDHPVALGQFETIEWQSFGTPHRMVIQGLTSEQSQLLDRNQLANDLQGICDATIRLFEPRKPKAPFKQYLFIVNAALDGYGGLEHRDSTALLCKRDQLPYGDHSTQRPKKSYEEFLGLCSHEYFHAWLVKRIQAKAFQPYRLNERNHTRLLWLFEGFTSYYDDLQLIRSGCINMERYLELVANNWNGVLRNPGRTKQSVADSSFDAWTKYYQMDENTPNSVVSYYAKGSLIALGLDLLIRQHSIHQHSLDDVMRFLWKEHGKTGIGINQYALDLAISSTIGIGFNKTWQRFKRDFIDGTEDLPLQIWLPQIANIEVAQKQANFTESIKLALGMRYTDSNGWIKVTHVLDGGIAQQAGLAPNDLIGSINQQRITSARIDQVLGSLVSSKKIAFHYFRQDQEHQTSVALKLDCPAQYELKQPKK, encoded by the coding sequence ATGATGGCTTTGGATTCCACACCTGTAGTTCAATACACGGTATGGCCTGATGATCTACATGGTCATCGCTTTACCGTTTCGCTCGTGATTCACCATCCAAATCCTCAAGGGCAAGTTGTGCATATGCCCGCATGGATTCCAGGTAGTTATTTAATTCGGGACTTTAGTAAGCATATTGAGTCGATCGCCGCCTTTACTCTCCCCAGAAATCAAACCGAAGTAAAGAAAAAGATTGCCCTAGAGCGTCTCGATAATGATCGCTGGCGTATCCCCAAAGGAACTGGGTCTTGCGAGATTGTTACTACGGTATATGCCTTTGATCAATCGGTACGCACGGCTTATTTAGATCAGGATCGTGGCTTCTTTAATCCCACCAGTCTCTGTCTCGCCGTCGAAGGTCAGGCCCATTTACCCTGTTCACTGGCTATTGCCCCGTCACATAATCAGACTAACAAGCAATGGCAAGTACAAACGACGCTTCGCCAGGTGAAGACCGATGCAAGCAGTTTTGGCTTTTATATGGCCAAAGATTATGCAGATTTGATTGATCATCCGGTCGCGCTCGGACAGTTTGAGACGATTGAGTGGCAATCCTTTGGCACTCCTCACCGCATGGTCATTCAGGGATTAACGAGCGAGCAATCACAATTACTCGATCGAAATCAACTTGCAAATGATCTCCAAGGAATCTGTGATGCCACGATTCGTTTATTTGAGCCTCGCAAGCCCAAGGCACCATTTAAACAATATCTATTTATTGTTAATGCTGCTCTCGATGGCTATGGTGGGCTCGAGCATCGCGACAGCACGGCGCTATTGTGTAAACGCGATCAATTACCTTACGGTGATCACAGCACTCAAAGGCCTAAAAAATCGTATGAAGAGTTTTTAGGACTCTGTAGTCATGAGTATTTTCATGCCTGGCTCGTCAAACGAATTCAGGCGAAAGCCTTTCAACCCTATCGCTTAAATGAACGCAACCACACCCGACTGTTGTGGCTCTTTGAAGGATTTACCAGTTACTACGACGATCTCCAACTCATACGTAGTGGGTGCATCAACATGGAGCGCTACTTGGAGCTAGTGGCTAACAATTGGAACGGGGTATTGCGAAATCCTGGCAGAACCAAACAAAGCGTTGCCGATAGCTCCTTTGATGCTTGGACCAAGTATTACCAGATGGATGAGAATACGCCTAATTCAGTAGTGAGTTACTACGCCAAAGGATCACTCATTGCCCTAGGTCTGGATCTTTTAATTCGGCAGCACTCAATCCATCAACACTCACTGGATGATGTCATGCGCTTTTTATGGAAAGAACATGGCAAAACTGGGATTGGAATTAATCAATATGCTCTAGATCTAGCCATTAGCTCAACGATTGGGATTGGCTTTAATAAAACTTGGCAACGCTTTAAGCGCGACTTCATTGATGGCACAGAAGATCTACCCTTGCAAATTTGGTTACCTCAGATTGCTAATATCGAAGTGGCACAAAAGCAAGCGAACTTTACTGAATCCATCAAACTAGCCCTTGGGATGCGCTATACCGATAGCAACGGCTGGATCAAGGTAACGCATGTGCTTGATGGTGGCATTGCCCAGCAGGCAGGGCTGGCCCCAAACGATCTGATTGGTAGCATTAATCAGCAACGCATCACCAGCGCGAGGATCGATCAAGTACTCGGAAGTCTTGTGAGCAGCAAGAAAATCGCTTTCCATTACTTCCGACAAGATCAAGAGCATCAAACTAGCGTTGCCTTAAAGCTCGACTGTCCAGCTCAATATGAGCTCAAGCAGCCTAAAAAATAG
- a CDS encoding DsbC family protein, whose product MGKLIQHLGLVIVLVGFFGSVDAMSERQVRAELQKRLGTSANVRNITPSPIPGLFEVQINQEIFYTDSSAKYLIQGEMIELASGANLTAKRQEDINRIKWSELPQANAIKIVRGNGSRQIAVFSDPNCGYCKRLERSLQQLDNVTIYNYLIPILSADSALKSKQIWCAADQQKAWNDWMLSNITPSGKSDCTNPIDKNMAIAKTYGINGTPTIFFTDGSRFPGAVQLSDIEKKLASLK is encoded by the coding sequence ATGGGTAAATTGATTCAGCATTTAGGTCTGGTGATCGTCTTGGTCGGCTTTTTTGGCTCAGTCGATGCCATGTCAGAAAGACAAGTTCGCGCCGAGTTGCAAAAGCGCTTAGGCACCTCAGCAAACGTTCGCAACATTACGCCATCGCCTATTCCAGGTTTATTTGAGGTCCAGATCAATCAAGAGATTTTCTATACCGATAGCAGTGCCAAGTATTTGATTCAGGGGGAAATGATTGAGCTCGCATCGGGCGCCAACTTAACCGCCAAGCGTCAAGAGGATATCAATCGAATCAAATGGTCAGAGCTTCCCCAGGCTAACGCGATCAAAATCGTACGTGGTAATGGTAGCCGTCAAATTGCCGTGTTCTCGGATCCCAACTGTGGTTACTGCAAACGGCTAGAGCGAAGCTTGCAACAACTCGATAATGTCACTATCTACAACTATTTGATTCCAATTCTCTCGGCGGACTCGGCACTCAAATCAAAACAAATTTGGTGCGCAGCCGATCAACAAAAGGCTTGGAACGATTGGATGCTGAGCAACATCACCCCAAGTGGCAAATCGGATTGCACCAATCCAATTGATAAAAATATGGCCATTGCCAAGACCTATGGAATCAATGGCACGCCCACCATTTTCTTTACCGATGGCAGTCGCTTCCCAGGAGCTGTGCAGCTCTCTGATATCGAGAAGAAGCTCGCCTCTTTGAAATAA